TAACAATTCCCATCATTTCGTTTTCTGCTAATTTTTCAATATTCTCTCGGGGGAATTCTCCTTTTTCATCTATCTCTGCAGCTTTAGGAGCAATTTCTTGATCAGCGAATTCTTTAAACATTTTCTGCATCATTTTTTCTTCTTCTGTCAATTCAAATCTCACCAAAATACCCTCCTTTATTTAGACAAGTAAAAAACATATTTACTAAAAAAGCCTACATCAAATTAGTTATTTTTTGTTTTGTTTAAATTCTCTGTACTATTGTTGCTTCACCCTGAGCAGCACCACTGCAAATTGTAGCAAGACCTAATTCTACATCTCTTCTTTGCATCTCATATAGAAGAGTTAATAAGATCCTTCCTCCACTTGCACCGATAGGATGTCCAAGGGCTACTGCCCCACCATTTACATTTACTTTTTCAGGATCCCATTTGCCAATCTCGATACTAGTAAGGGCAACAGAAGCAAAGGCTTCATTAACTTCAATTAAATCTATGTCATCTGTCTTAAGGTTTGTCTTCTCAAAAGCTTTGTTTGCCGCAAGTGCTGGAACTGTAGATATATAAGGTGGTTTTTCTGATGCCATACCCTGTGATACTATTTTAGCTATAGGTTTCAAACCAAGCTCATCTGCTTTCTTTTTGCTCATCAATACAAGAGCTGATGCTCCGTCACTTATCGGAGGGGCATTCCCCGGGGTGACTGTCCCATCTTTTTCAAAAGCAGGAGGCAGCTTAGCTAATTTTTCTAGGTTAGTATCAGGCCTTGGGCATTCATCTTTTTCTACTGTTTCAACCTTACCTTTTTTACCTTTTACTTCAACCGGGACTATTTCCTCAGATATATATCCTTTTTCCATAGCTTCTACAGCTTTTTCATGACTTCTAAGAGCCCATTTGTCCTGGGAGTCTCTATCTATGCCGTATTCATCTCTTGGGACTTTGCTACCGTGTACTCCCATATGAACATCGTGCACAGGGCACCATAACCCATCGTTTATCATTCCGTCAATAAACTTTGTATGACCCATTCTTTGACCAAATCTGGCTGACTCCATCAAGTAAGGTGCCTTACTCATGTTTTCCATGCCACCTGCCATAACTATCTCAGCTTCCCCGGCTTTAATCATTACATCTGCGTAGTTAACAGCTCTAAGACCGGCAGCACAGACTTTGTTTAGAGTATCAGAAGGAACTTTTTCTGAGAAACCTGCTTTCAATGTAGCCTGTCTTGACGGAATCTGTCCCGTTCCTGCCTGGACAACCTGACCCATTATTACATTTTCAACTTTTTCTTTGTCGATTCCAGCCCTTTTAGCAGCTTCTTCAAGGGCCGCCGCACCAAGTTCAGGTGCCGCTAGTCCAGAAAGCCCACCACCAAAGGCACCAAAAGGAGTCCTAGCACCTTCGACAATAACTGTCTCTTGTAACTCAGCCATTTACTTTTCACCTCAACTTTGATTAAATATTATTGAGTCTAGTGCAAAAAGCAATAGACTTTTTGCACTAGAATAAACAAGGAAGACACCCCCCTTATCATCTGATTAGCCGCGATCAATGGATAAGTTTACAAGGAGCATCTTCCTTCTGGAGGTTAAATTCTTATAGTTAAGAAAAATATGTCAGTTAATTATATTCTATTATGATCTACTACATTCCTTTTTTCTTCTTCTCGTTCTCTCTAAGTTCTACTCTTCTAATCTTTCCGCTTACAGTCTTTGGTAGTTCATCTACGAATTCAATCTCTCTTGGATATTTATAAGGCGCAGTAATATCTTTAACAAAGTTCTGGATCTCTTTCGCCAAATCGTCCGATGGTTCATAACCAGAAGCCAAAATAACAAACGCCTTTACAATTTCGCCTCTTGTCTTATCTGGACTAGCAATAACAGCAGATTCTGCAACAGCCTCGTGCTCAACCAGTGCACTCTCAACCTCGAATGGTCCAATCCTATAACCAGAACTGATAATAACGTCATCGTCCCTACCCACAAACCAGAAGTATCCATCTTCATCTTTCATAGCTCTATCTCCAGTTAAATACCAATCACCACGGAAGGTTTTTTCTGTTTTTTCTTCGTCTTTCCAGTACTCCTTAAACAGTCCTACAGGTCTTTCCGGCTTAACTTTAACAGCAATATCACCTTCCTGGTTAACTCCTACCGGGTTACCATCTTCATCTATTACATCTACAGTATACCCTGGAGCCGGCTTACCCATAGAGCCTTGCTTTAACTCAATACATGGGAAAGTCCCTACCAATAGGCATGTTTCTGTTTGTCCAAAACCGTCCCTAATTAAAATTCCTGTATGCTTTTTCCATTCTTCAATAACCTCAGGGTTAAGCGGCTCCCCTGCAGCAACACAGTGTCTCAGGTGCTTAAAGTTGTACTTACTTAAGTCGTCCTGAACAAAAACTCTGTAAATGGTAGGAGGGCCACACAAGGTTGTAATAGGATACTCTTCTACAAGCTGCAAGTTTCTTTCTGGCCCAAACTTACCACCACCTGGCTTGTGAGCAAAAACAGTTGCACCACAATTCCAGGGGCCAAAAATACTACTCCAGGCAGCCTTAGCCCAGCCAGTATCACCGATATTAAA
The Natranaerofaba carboxydovora genome window above contains:
- a CDS encoding acetyl-CoA C-acetyltransferase, with the protein product MAELQETVIVEGARTPFGAFGGGLSGLAAPELGAAALEEAAKRAGIDKEKVENVIMGQVVQAGTGQIPSRQATLKAGFSEKVPSDTLNKVCAAGLRAVNYADVMIKAGEAEIVMAGGMENMSKAPYLMESARFGQRMGHTKFIDGMINDGLWCPVHDVHMGVHGSKVPRDEYGIDRDSQDKWALRSHEKAVEAMEKGYISEEIVPVEVKGKKGKVETVEKDECPRPDTNLEKLAKLPPAFEKDGTVTPGNAPPISDGASALVLMSKKKADELGLKPIAKIVSQGMASEKPPYISTVPALAANKAFEKTNLKTDDIDLIEVNEAFASVALTSIEIGKWDPEKVNVNGGAVALGHPIGASGGRILLTLLYEMQRRDVELGLATICSGAAQGEATIVQRI
- a CDS encoding AMP-binding protein; translated protein: MSGYNMKDYDKTKAEFKLEVPEYFNWVRDCFDKWTEKNPDKLALWWVDDLGTEKKFTFSDLTDASKRFANVLRDNGMKKGDVLTVLLSRDWQFWVAVLGCLRAGVVVSPGTAMLSDKDIEYRISRSDAAGVLTDPENAGKVENVKDNCETLHTMIITSGDRDGWINYDKAMENASPECETENTRHDEDAIIYFTSGTVGYPKMTLHTHSSYPLGHTITGKFWLDLTEEDVHFNIGDTGWAKAAWSSIFGPWNCGATVFAHKPGGGKFGPERNLQLVEEYPITTLCGPPTIYRVFVQDDLSKYNFKHLRHCVAAGEPLNPEVIEEWKKHTGILIRDGFGQTETCLLVGTFPCIELKQGSMGKPAPGYTVDVIDEDGNPVGVNQEGDIAVKVKPERPVGLFKEYWKDEEKTEKTFRGDWYLTGDRAMKDEDGYFWFVGRDDDVIISSGYRIGPFEVESALVEHEAVAESAVIASPDKTRGEIVKAFVILASGYEPSDDLAKEIQNFVKDITAPYKYPREIEFVDELPKTVSGKIRRVELRENEKKKKGM